A part of Caretta caretta isolate rCarCar2 chromosome 1, rCarCar1.hap1, whole genome shotgun sequence genomic DNA contains:
- the ANKRD42 gene encoding ankyrin repeat domain-containing protein 42 isoform X1 — MPKNAAAASATPAAVKKKPNYANLHEAVKAGDVEQLASMVKSGASINEVDLVHKFTPLHCAAHSGSLECLHWLLWHGADITALAIRDWTAAHLAAIGGHDTCMQALVMNGVNLTAQDDRGCTPSHLAAAHGQSYTLQTILRSGMDANVSDKNDWKPVHYAAFHGRLGCLQLLIRWGATINDADNNGNLPAHLAAMEGHLHCFKFLVSKMACVSHTLKARNDHGETPKDLAQRFYKDNIVQYIDSVEHERDHPEEQENLAFPGHVAAFKGDLVTLRRLVESGIININERDDKGSTLMHKAAGQGHISCLQWLIGIGAACDITNEAGETPKDVAKRFAQLAAAELLRRAMGDDSDEEIDDNDERFFDRHGVEGSTDTTEDFIPDEAKKRDARIRAYQKIEKLRQLLEIAYSNYKQLGGITVEERKKKKEEREAEKMVRELEAQLEYERVRREKLERQLDEYRAETSHLKECLEKLQLTPTISGMSVCPQEGEAASNLGKEKKKMKKKPPGSPGGVFVRRY; from the exons ATGCCTAAGAACGCGGCTGCTGCTTCTGCCACTCCAGCTG CTGTCAAGAAGAAGCCAAATTATGCTAACCTACATGAGGCAGTGAAAGCCGGTGATGTAGAACAACTTGCATCAATGGTAAAAAGCGGAGCCAGTATTAATGAGGTGGATTTAGTCCATAAATTTACACCTTTGCACTGTGCAGCGCACTCTGGAAGCCTGGAG TGTCTTCACTGGCTGCTCTGGCATGGGGCTGATATAACAGCTTTAGCTATAAGAGACTGGACAGCAGCTCACCTCGCTGCTATCGGAGGTCATGATACTTGTATGCAG GCCCTTGTAATGAATGGAGTAAACTTAACAGCTCAAGATGACCGAGGATGCACTCCATCACACCTAGCTGCAGCCCATGGACAATCATACACTTTACAAACCATACTCCGGAGTGGAATG GATGCAAATGTTTCAGATAAGAATGACTGGAAACCGGTTCATTATGCTGCTTTTCATGGCCGCTTGGGTTGTTTGCAGCTTCTTATTAGATGGGGAGCTACTATAAATGACGCGGATAACAATGGAAATCTTCCAG CTCATCTGGCAGCAATGGAGGGCCACCTGCATTGTTTTAAGTTCTTGGTTAGTAAAATGGCCTGTGTGTCTCACACCTTGAAAGCCAGGAATGACCATGGGGAGACCCCAAAGGACTTGGCACAGAGATTCTATAAGGATAATATTGTACAGTACATCGACAGCGTGGAACATGAGAGAGATCATCCAGAAGAACAGGAAA ATTTAGCATTTCCAGGTCATGTTGCTGCCTTCAAAGGGGACTTGGTGACACTTAGAAGATTAGTGGAAAGTGGAATCATCAATATTAATGAGCGGGATGATAAGGGATCCACTCTCATGCACAAAG CTGCTGGACAAGGACACATAAGCTGCTTGCAATGGTTGATTGGTATAGGAGCTGCTTGTGACATTACGAATGAAGCTGGAGAGACTCCAAAAGACGTAGCCAAAAG ATTCGCCCAGTTGGCAGCTGCGGAGCTTTTGAGACGGGCAATGGGAGACGATTCTGATGAAGAAATAGATGACAACGATGAAAGGTTTTTCGACAGACATGGTGTGGAAGGGAGCACAGACACCACGGAAGATTTCATTCCAGATGAAGCAAAAAAAAGGGACGCCCGCA TCAGAGCCTACCAAAAGATTGAAAAACTTCGGCAACTTCTAGAAATTGCCTACAGCAACTACAAACAGCTGGGAGGAATAACTGtagaggagaggaagaagaagaaagaagaaagggaGGCTGAAAA GATGGTTAGAGAACTGGAGGCCCAACTGGAATACGAGCGTGTCCGTCGAGAGAAGCTGGAGCGTCAGCTAGATGAATACCGAGCAGAGACAAGCCACCTTAAAGAGTGTCTGGAGAAACTGCAGCTCACACCCACCATCTCAGGGATGAGTGTCTGCCCTCAG
- the ANKRD42 gene encoding ankyrin repeat domain-containing protein 42 isoform X4, translating into MPKNAAAASATPAAVKKKPNYANLHEAVKAGDVEQLASMVKSGASINEVDLVHKFTPLHCAAHSGSLECLHWLLWHGADITALAIRDWTAAHLAAIGGHDTCMQALVMNGVNLTAQDDRGCTPSHLAAAHGQSYTLQTILRSGMDANVSDKNDWKPVHYAAFHGRLGCLQLLIRWGATINDADNNGNLPAHLAAMEGHLHCFKFLVSKMACVSHTLKARNDHGETPKDLAQRFYKDNIVQYIDSVEHERDHPEEQENLAFPGHVAAFKGDLVTLRRLVESGIININERDDKGSTLMHKAAGQGHISCLQWLIGIGAACDITNEAGETPKDVAKRFAQLAAAELLRRAMGDDSDEEIDDNDERFFDRHGVEGSTDTTEDFIPDEAKKRDARNCSTV; encoded by the exons ATGCCTAAGAACGCGGCTGCTGCTTCTGCCACTCCAGCTG CTGTCAAGAAGAAGCCAAATTATGCTAACCTACATGAGGCAGTGAAAGCCGGTGATGTAGAACAACTTGCATCAATGGTAAAAAGCGGAGCCAGTATTAATGAGGTGGATTTAGTCCATAAATTTACACCTTTGCACTGTGCAGCGCACTCTGGAAGCCTGGAG TGTCTTCACTGGCTGCTCTGGCATGGGGCTGATATAACAGCTTTAGCTATAAGAGACTGGACAGCAGCTCACCTCGCTGCTATCGGAGGTCATGATACTTGTATGCAG GCCCTTGTAATGAATGGAGTAAACTTAACAGCTCAAGATGACCGAGGATGCACTCCATCACACCTAGCTGCAGCCCATGGACAATCATACACTTTACAAACCATACTCCGGAGTGGAATG GATGCAAATGTTTCAGATAAGAATGACTGGAAACCGGTTCATTATGCTGCTTTTCATGGCCGCTTGGGTTGTTTGCAGCTTCTTATTAGATGGGGAGCTACTATAAATGACGCGGATAACAATGGAAATCTTCCAG CTCATCTGGCAGCAATGGAGGGCCACCTGCATTGTTTTAAGTTCTTGGTTAGTAAAATGGCCTGTGTGTCTCACACCTTGAAAGCCAGGAATGACCATGGGGAGACCCCAAAGGACTTGGCACAGAGATTCTATAAGGATAATATTGTACAGTACATCGACAGCGTGGAACATGAGAGAGATCATCCAGAAGAACAGGAAA ATTTAGCATTTCCAGGTCATGTTGCTGCCTTCAAAGGGGACTTGGTGACACTTAGAAGATTAGTGGAAAGTGGAATCATCAATATTAATGAGCGGGATGATAAGGGATCCACTCTCATGCACAAAG CTGCTGGACAAGGACACATAAGCTGCTTGCAATGGTTGATTGGTATAGGAGCTGCTTGTGACATTACGAATGAAGCTGGAGAGACTCCAAAAGACGTAGCCAAAAG ATTCGCCCAGTTGGCAGCTGCGGAGCTTTTGAGACGGGCAATGGGAGACGATTCTGATGAAGAAATAGATGACAACGATGAAAGGTTTTTCGACAGACATGGTGTGGAAGGGAGCACAGACACCACGGAAGATTTCATTCCAGATGAAGCAAAAAAAAGGGACGCCCGCA ATTGTTCCACAGTCTAA
- the ANKRD42 gene encoding ankyrin repeat domain-containing protein 42 isoform X3 yields the protein MVKSGASINEVDLVHKFTPLHCAAHSGSLECLHWLLWHGADITALAIRDWTAAHLAAIGGHDTCMQALVMNGVNLTAQDDRGCTPSHLAAAHGQSYTLQTILRSGMDANVSDKNDWKPVHYAAFHGRLGCLQLLIRWGATINDADNNGNLPAHLAAMEGHLHCFKFLVSKMACVSHTLKARNDHGETPKDLAQRFYKDNIVQYIDSVEHERDHPEEQENLAFPGHVAAFKGDLVTLRRLVESGIININERDDKGSTLMHKAAGQGHISCLQWLIGIGAACDITNEAGETPKDVAKRFAQLAAAELLRRAMGDDSDEEIDDNDERFFDRHGVEGSTDTTEDFIPDEAKKRDARIRAYQKIEKLRQLLEIAYSNYKQLGGITVEERKKKKEEREAEKMVRELEAQLEYERVRREKLERQLDEYRAETSHLKECLEKLQLTPTISGMSVCPQEGEAASNLGKEKKKMKKKPPGSPGGVFVRRY from the exons ATGGTAAAAAGCGGAGCCAGTATTAATGAGGTGGATTTAGTCCATAAATTTACACCTTTGCACTGTGCAGCGCACTCTGGAAGCCTGGAG TGTCTTCACTGGCTGCTCTGGCATGGGGCTGATATAACAGCTTTAGCTATAAGAGACTGGACAGCAGCTCACCTCGCTGCTATCGGAGGTCATGATACTTGTATGCAG GCCCTTGTAATGAATGGAGTAAACTTAACAGCTCAAGATGACCGAGGATGCACTCCATCACACCTAGCTGCAGCCCATGGACAATCATACACTTTACAAACCATACTCCGGAGTGGAATG GATGCAAATGTTTCAGATAAGAATGACTGGAAACCGGTTCATTATGCTGCTTTTCATGGCCGCTTGGGTTGTTTGCAGCTTCTTATTAGATGGGGAGCTACTATAAATGACGCGGATAACAATGGAAATCTTCCAG CTCATCTGGCAGCAATGGAGGGCCACCTGCATTGTTTTAAGTTCTTGGTTAGTAAAATGGCCTGTGTGTCTCACACCTTGAAAGCCAGGAATGACCATGGGGAGACCCCAAAGGACTTGGCACAGAGATTCTATAAGGATAATATTGTACAGTACATCGACAGCGTGGAACATGAGAGAGATCATCCAGAAGAACAGGAAA ATTTAGCATTTCCAGGTCATGTTGCTGCCTTCAAAGGGGACTTGGTGACACTTAGAAGATTAGTGGAAAGTGGAATCATCAATATTAATGAGCGGGATGATAAGGGATCCACTCTCATGCACAAAG CTGCTGGACAAGGACACATAAGCTGCTTGCAATGGTTGATTGGTATAGGAGCTGCTTGTGACATTACGAATGAAGCTGGAGAGACTCCAAAAGACGTAGCCAAAAG ATTCGCCCAGTTGGCAGCTGCGGAGCTTTTGAGACGGGCAATGGGAGACGATTCTGATGAAGAAATAGATGACAACGATGAAAGGTTTTTCGACAGACATGGTGTGGAAGGGAGCACAGACACCACGGAAGATTTCATTCCAGATGAAGCAAAAAAAAGGGACGCCCGCA TCAGAGCCTACCAAAAGATTGAAAAACTTCGGCAACTTCTAGAAATTGCCTACAGCAACTACAAACAGCTGGGAGGAATAACTGtagaggagaggaagaagaagaaagaagaaagggaGGCTGAAAA GATGGTTAGAGAACTGGAGGCCCAACTGGAATACGAGCGTGTCCGTCGAGAGAAGCTGGAGCGTCAGCTAGATGAATACCGAGCAGAGACAAGCCACCTTAAAGAGTGTCTGGAGAAACTGCAGCTCACACCCACCATCTCAGGGATGAGTGTCTGCCCTCAG
- the ANKRD42 gene encoding ankyrin repeat domain-containing protein 42 isoform X2: MPKNAAAASATPAAVKKKPNYANLHEAVKAGDVEQLASMVKSGASINEVDLVHKFTPLHCAAHSGSLECLHWLLWHGADITALAIRDWTAAHLAAIGGHDTCMQALVMNGVNLTAQDDRGCTPSHLAAAHGQSYTLQTILRSGMDANVSDKNDWKPVHYAAFHGRLGCLQLLIRWGATINDADNNGNLPAHLAAMEGHLHCFKFLVSKMACVSHTLKARNDHGETPKDLAQRFYKDNIVQYIDSVEHERDHPEEQENLAFPGHVAAFKGDLVTLRRLVESGIININERDDKGSTLMHKAAGQGHISCLQWLIGIGAACDITNEAGETPKDVAKRFAQLAAAELLRRAMGDDSDEEIDDNDERFFDRHGVEGSTDTTEDFIPDEAKKRDARIRAYQKIEKLRQLLEIAYSNYKQLGGITVEERKKKKEEREAEKMVRELEAQLEYERVRREKLERQLDEYRAETSHLKECLEKLQLTPTISGMSVCPQVTALGNV; this comes from the exons ATGCCTAAGAACGCGGCTGCTGCTTCTGCCACTCCAGCTG CTGTCAAGAAGAAGCCAAATTATGCTAACCTACATGAGGCAGTGAAAGCCGGTGATGTAGAACAACTTGCATCAATGGTAAAAAGCGGAGCCAGTATTAATGAGGTGGATTTAGTCCATAAATTTACACCTTTGCACTGTGCAGCGCACTCTGGAAGCCTGGAG TGTCTTCACTGGCTGCTCTGGCATGGGGCTGATATAACAGCTTTAGCTATAAGAGACTGGACAGCAGCTCACCTCGCTGCTATCGGAGGTCATGATACTTGTATGCAG GCCCTTGTAATGAATGGAGTAAACTTAACAGCTCAAGATGACCGAGGATGCACTCCATCACACCTAGCTGCAGCCCATGGACAATCATACACTTTACAAACCATACTCCGGAGTGGAATG GATGCAAATGTTTCAGATAAGAATGACTGGAAACCGGTTCATTATGCTGCTTTTCATGGCCGCTTGGGTTGTTTGCAGCTTCTTATTAGATGGGGAGCTACTATAAATGACGCGGATAACAATGGAAATCTTCCAG CTCATCTGGCAGCAATGGAGGGCCACCTGCATTGTTTTAAGTTCTTGGTTAGTAAAATGGCCTGTGTGTCTCACACCTTGAAAGCCAGGAATGACCATGGGGAGACCCCAAAGGACTTGGCACAGAGATTCTATAAGGATAATATTGTACAGTACATCGACAGCGTGGAACATGAGAGAGATCATCCAGAAGAACAGGAAA ATTTAGCATTTCCAGGTCATGTTGCTGCCTTCAAAGGGGACTTGGTGACACTTAGAAGATTAGTGGAAAGTGGAATCATCAATATTAATGAGCGGGATGATAAGGGATCCACTCTCATGCACAAAG CTGCTGGACAAGGACACATAAGCTGCTTGCAATGGTTGATTGGTATAGGAGCTGCTTGTGACATTACGAATGAAGCTGGAGAGACTCCAAAAGACGTAGCCAAAAG ATTCGCCCAGTTGGCAGCTGCGGAGCTTTTGAGACGGGCAATGGGAGACGATTCTGATGAAGAAATAGATGACAACGATGAAAGGTTTTTCGACAGACATGGTGTGGAAGGGAGCACAGACACCACGGAAGATTTCATTCCAGATGAAGCAAAAAAAAGGGACGCCCGCA TCAGAGCCTACCAAAAGATTGAAAAACTTCGGCAACTTCTAGAAATTGCCTACAGCAACTACAAACAGCTGGGAGGAATAACTGtagaggagaggaagaagaagaaagaagaaagggaGGCTGAAAA GATGGTTAGAGAACTGGAGGCCCAACTGGAATACGAGCGTGTCCGTCGAGAGAAGCTGGAGCGTCAGCTAGATGAATACCGAGCAGAGACAAGCCACCTTAAAGAGTGTCTGGAGAAACTGCAGCTCACACCCACCATCTCAGGGATGAGTGTCTGCCCTCAGGTGACTGCTTTGGGGAACGTgtga